From one Paenibacillus sp. FSL K6-1330 genomic stretch:
- a CDS encoding CD3324 family protein: protein MKYEKALDILPEHIVKTIQQYIDGSYIYIPRKSENRKSWGEQTGVKKDLDIRNQNIFKCYMHGDSIRTLSERYYLTEQSIRRIIRAERMKE from the coding sequence ATGAAATACGAGAAAGCACTAGATATTTTGCCTGAACACATAGTCAAAACCATTCAACAATATATTGATGGAAGTTATATTTATATTCCGAGAAAGTCGGAGAATCGGAAGTCCTGGGGAGAGCAAACCGGGGTAAAGAAGGATCTGGATATTCGGAATCAGAACATTTTCAAATGTTATATGCATGGCGACTCCATCCGTACATTGTCAGAACGATATTATTTAACAGAGCAATCGATCCGTAGAATTATTCGGGCAGAACGAATGAAAGAATAG
- a CDS encoding aminoglycoside phosphotransferase family protein: protein MNPSYTQRIQEVYPHLHIQDVEIDSIGQNNDVLIVNQTLVFRFPKYAASLKAMIRETQLLNGIKTKVTLPIPNPMYVSFDDMQVGKMFMGYPLIEGQPLWTEDLLPHRNSNIEDRVAEQLVEFLVQLHAVEINEWIADDTNIVNVHEEMSGLYTQIQDHLFRYIRPDAQEEISSNFTRFLNNPANHDIRPTCIHGDFGTSNILWSPEKGRITGIIDFGGSGIGDPAYDLAGILSGYGQEFFEKCIAMYPNGDRIAERVHFYRSTFALQEALHGVIHQDAEAFEAGMRDFR, encoded by the coding sequence ATGAATCCATCATATACCCAGCGCATACAAGAAGTTTATCCACATTTACATATTCAAGATGTTGAGATTGACAGCATCGGTCAGAACAACGATGTGTTGATTGTGAATCAAACGCTTGTCTTCAGATTTCCTAAGTACGCAGCAAGTCTCAAAGCCATGATCAGAGAAACACAGTTATTGAATGGGATTAAGACCAAGGTAACGCTGCCTATACCGAATCCGATGTATGTTTCATTTGACGATATGCAGGTGGGCAAAATGTTCATGGGCTATCCGTTAATCGAAGGTCAACCGTTATGGACAGAAGATCTGCTTCCACACCGGAATTCGAACATCGAGGATAGGGTAGCGGAACAGTTGGTCGAATTTCTCGTTCAACTTCATGCTGTGGAGATCAATGAATGGATTGCTGACGATACGAATATCGTAAATGTCCACGAAGAGATGTCCGGATTGTACACTCAAATTCAAGACCATTTGTTTCGTTATATCAGGCCTGATGCACAAGAGGAAATCTCAAGCAACTTCACCAGGTTTCTGAACAACCCTGCGAATCATGACATTCGTCCAACCTGCATTCATGGTGATTTTGGCACGTCCAACATCCTCTGGAGTCCGGAGAAAGGCCGAATTACGGGTATTATAGATTTTGGAGGCTCTGGGATTGGAGATCCGGCTTATGATCTAGCGGGAATTCTGTCGGGGTACGGTCAAGAGTTCTTCGAAAAGTGCATCGCCATGTATCCGAATGGAGACCGAATTGCGGAGCGTGTACATTTTTATAGAAGCACATTTGCCTTGCAAGAGGCGCTGCATGGAGTCATTCATCAAGACGCTGAGGCGTTTGAGGCAGGCATGCGAGATTTTAGATGA
- a CDS encoding S-layer homology domain-containing protein has translation MKNLGKVLAVTLLTICYIGTHSGVALADETPFKDVPLNHWGYSHIQWAVEQDVVDGYPDGTFKPKRTVTQSEFLTMLIRAAYPKVIPDDSSTTPWEEPYITYARNLGWKAASPKKKLTRGLAAQLLANATGKNYDLKDSIQYMLDLGLAQGISGKNIEGYQANQEITRAEAVTLIERFSMKYNKLHNVSSSLELYSHADLFHEYTNSTYHFRLEIPKSWDTRYEVRDQSIWNSHHLNFVNTMTQGTLFTISVWSKNDWAKQEEEIKGQIPAVQLGERGNQVYVFHTPTDVQYDPSNDNAKNEYQGMFLDVQNIKSSFQISDK, from the coding sequence ATGAAAAATTTAGGGAAAGTGCTGGCTGTAACTCTGCTTACGATCTGTTACATAGGGACGCATAGTGGAGTTGCGCTTGCAGATGAGACTCCGTTCAAGGATGTACCATTGAATCATTGGGGTTACTCTCACATTCAATGGGCCGTGGAGCAAGACGTGGTTGACGGGTATCCGGATGGAACATTCAAGCCGAAACGGACCGTGACACAAAGCGAATTTTTGACGATGCTCATTCGAGCTGCCTACCCGAAGGTTATCCCTGACGACTCCTCAACGACACCATGGGAAGAACCCTATATCACGTATGCCCGGAACTTAGGCTGGAAGGCTGCGTCACCGAAGAAGAAGCTTACGCGCGGATTGGCAGCTCAGTTGTTGGCGAACGCCACCGGCAAAAATTACGATCTAAAGGATTCTATCCAATACATGCTTGACTTGGGCCTTGCACAAGGGATATCAGGAAAAAACATCGAGGGCTATCAAGCAAATCAAGAAATCACACGTGCTGAGGCCGTGACCCTAATCGAGAGGTTCTCCATGAAATACAATAAGCTCCATAACGTATCATCAAGCTTGGAGTTATACTCTCATGCTGATTTATTCCACGAGTATACAAACAGCACCTATCACTTTCGACTCGAGATTCCCAAGAGCTGGGACACGCGCTATGAAGTCCGTGATCAATCCATCTGGAACAGCCATCATCTGAACTTCGTCAATACAATGACTCAAGGCACGCTGTTCACCATCTCCGTCTGGTCCAAGAATGACTGGGCTAAGCAGGAGGAAGAAATCAAGGGACAAATACCAGCTGTACAGCTCGGGGAACGAGGCAATCAGGTGTATGTATTCCACACACCTACTGATGTCCAATACGATCCATCGAATGATAACGCCAAGAACGAGTATCAAGGCATGTTTTTGGACGTACAAAATATCAAAAGTTCGTTCCAAATTTCCGATAAGTAA
- a CDS encoding histidine phosphatase family protein, giving the protein MVEILVVRHGQSEADILNRCEGRADYALTDLGQQQARLLAEWIHREYTVDAIFSSTLNRAKQTAAAIAETTKVPVTYDDDLMEQNNGLT; this is encoded by the coding sequence ATGGTTGAGATTCTGGTCGTCAGGCATGGACAATCGGAAGCGGATATTTTGAATCGGTGTGAAGGACGGGCTGACTATGCACTAACGGATCTTGGCCAGCAGCAGGCGCGGCTCCTAGCGGAGTGGATTCATCGTGAATACACCGTGGATGCCATTTTCTCCAGCACGTTAAACCGGGCCAAGCAGACCGCGGCAGCAATAGCTGAAACGACAAAAGTCCCCGTTACCTATGACGATGATTTAATGGAGCAAAATAATGGCCTGACTTGA
- a CDS encoding VOC family protein: protein MNKGFSHCLQIFPTSNFEKTSEFYERIGFRAVNYFNAAEPHVCLYKDSVEIVLTKTEIEVVPNRIRYGYGYDAYFITYGQREIQQKLIDLDVKIVRALSTTDYNNHEFVFEDVDGRWIAVGNKL from the coding sequence ATGAATAAAGGGTTTTCCCATTGCTTGCAAATTTTCCCGACGTCTAACTTCGAGAAAACCAGCGAGTTTTATGAGCGAATCGGGTTCCGTGCTGTGAACTATTTTAATGCAGCAGAACCGCATGTGTGCCTATACAAGGACTCTGTTGAGATTGTATTAACGAAGACGGAAATTGAGGTTGTTCCGAATCGAATCCGTTACGGATATGGGTATGATGCTTATTTTATTACTTATGGACAACGGGAAATCCAGCAAAAGCTTATCGATTTGGACGTGAAGATTGTCAGAGCCTTGTCGACGACGGATTATAACAATCATGAGTTTGTATTTGAGGATGTGGACGGGCGCTGGATTGCGGTTGGTAATAAGCTATAG
- a CDS encoding GNAT family N-acetyltransferase, which translates to MDVTLKVLDNTELKSIWKEAFQQQNINRPDEYYDYCEYENQIGKRVTLLAFVHEELTGVSHLKYESSYPYFRDQNIPEINDLNVFPAYQRNGIANSILEEFENIVRQKMPRIGIGVGLYRDYGAAQRIYVRRGYIPDGNGIMYSNEPVVPGDMVCADDDLNLYLIKELVK; encoded by the coding sequence ATGGACGTTACATTAAAGGTGTTAGATAACACGGAGCTGAAAAGCATCTGGAAAGAAGCGTTTCAACAGCAAAATATAAATCGCCCGGATGAGTATTATGATTATTGCGAATATGAGAACCAAATCGGCAAGCGTGTCACCTTGTTGGCTTTTGTTCATGAGGAGCTGACTGGTGTTTCCCACTTGAAATACGAATCGAGTTATCCATATTTTCGAGATCAGAATATTCCGGAAATCAATGATCTGAATGTGTTCCCAGCGTACCAGAGAAACGGCATAGCTAACAGCATCCTAGAAGAATTCGAGAACATCGTCCGCCAAAAAATGCCGCGTATCGGTATCGGCGTGGGATTGTACAGAGACTATGGTGCGGCACAAAGAATCTATGTCCGTCGCGGTTATATTCCTGATGGCAACGGGATTATGTACAGCAATGAACCTGTGGTGCCCGGTGACATGGTATGTGCGGATGACGATTTGAATCTGTATCTGATTAAAGAGCTGGTTAAATAA